A stretch of the Sulfurimonas sp. HSL-1656 genome encodes the following:
- a CDS encoding PilT/PilU family type 4a pilus ATPase produces MINGSSDPVLILEHFLDKLVEKEGSDLFVKSGAVVTARIEGDLTPLTAETLSDSKVEAIARHILGAQYETFEQQFEYDTMYVLNAESRFRVNLFWHLDGIAMVFRLVPLEIKTLEALNLPEQLHRLTKLERGLVLVTGTTGSGKSTTLASLIEEINRERRKHIITIEDPVEFVHIDKRSVIEQRNVGLHTKGFNQALRAAMRENPDIIMVGEMRDIETAENVLQAVNTGHLVFSTLHTLDAKETIDRLIAIFPPFEQERVRLNLASNLEAVVSQRLIHDKNGGLVPACEMLFRSPMASHLIRTKRDFELNDVMENEHSHFGSTTFNQALFELCLNDVISEEVAYSQSGSPTDLQLMFAQSSEYQKKIGNTLENIKDEVGLKQPPPLVEPE; encoded by the coding sequence ATGATAAACGGAAGCAGTGACCCGGTTCTGATCCTGGAACATTTTTTGGACAAACTCGTCGAGAAAGAGGGAAGTGACCTCTTTGTCAAAAGCGGCGCCGTCGTGACGGCACGGATCGAGGGGGACCTCACCCCGCTGACGGCCGAGACGCTCAGCGACTCGAAAGTCGAGGCGATCGCCCGCCACATCCTCGGGGCGCAGTACGAGACCTTCGAACAGCAGTTCGAGTACGACACGATGTACGTGCTCAACGCCGAAAGCCGCTTCCGGGTGAACCTCTTCTGGCACCTGGACGGGATCGCGATGGTGTTCCGCCTTGTGCCGCTGGAGATCAAGACGCTCGAGGCGCTCAACCTCCCCGAGCAGCTTCACCGGCTGACAAAACTGGAGCGGGGCCTGGTGCTTGTCACCGGAACGACCGGCAGCGGCAAATCGACGACGCTGGCGTCGCTCATCGAAGAGATCAACCGGGAGCGACGCAAGCACATCATCACGATCGAGGACCCGGTCGAATTCGTCCATATCGACAAGAGAAGCGTGATCGAGCAGCGCAACGTCGGGCTGCATACCAAGGGCTTCAACCAGGCGCTGCGGGCGGCGATGCGGGAGAACCCCGATATCATTATGGTCGGGGAGATGCGTGACATCGAAACGGCGGAAAACGTCCTGCAGGCGGTCAATACCGGCCACCTCGTCTTTTCGACCCTGCATACCCTCGATGCCAAGGAGACGATCGACCGCCTCATCGCGATCTTCCCGCCGTTTGAACAGGAACGGGTCCGCCTGAACCTTGCGAGCAACCTCGAAGCGGTGGTCTCCCAGCGCCTGATCCACGACAAGAACGGCGGGCTCGTCCCGGCCTGCGAGATGCTGTTCCGATCGCCGATGGCATCGCATCTGATCCGTACCAAGCGGGATTTCGAACTCAACGATGTGATGGAAAACGAGCATTCGCACTTTGGTTCGACGACGTTCAACCAGGCCCTTTTCGAACTCTGTCTGAACGACGTCATCTCCGAGGAGGTGGCTTACAGCCAGAGCGGCAGCCCGACCGACCTGCAGCTGATGTTCGCCCAGAGCAGCGAGTACCAGAAAAAGATCGGGAATACGCTCGAGAACATCAAGGATGAAGTGGGTCTGAAGCAGCCGCCGCCGCTCGTGGAACCGGAGTAG
- a CDS encoding MnmC family methyltransferase produces the protein MPRFDDALHQSVRSEDGSNTAYSVEYGEHYHSTKDGALTESLQKHVIPAFSCFETAPSLRILDICFGLGFNTLATLYYMREQGIGKKIEIVSPELDETLVRSLDTFEYPEIFRPFLPIIASISQTGSYEDERVKITVLFGDARETLPTLTEPFDIVYQDAFSPEHNPILWTSEYFAELARLTHDTSVITTYSTALRTRLALYENGFNVYLNKGEGFRDATVACKSGQPRFEKVDMAHKIACNPDVKSLRDADLV, from the coding sequence ATGCCGCGTTTTGACGATGCGCTGCACCAAAGCGTGCGCAGCGAAGACGGTTCGAATACCGCCTATTCGGTCGAGTACGGCGAGCACTACCACTCCACGAAGGACGGCGCGCTGACAGAGTCGCTGCAAAAGCATGTCATCCCCGCCTTTTCCTGTTTTGAGACGGCACCGTCGCTGCGCATCCTCGACATCTGTTTCGGGCTGGGGTTCAATACGCTCGCAACGCTTTACTATATGCGGGAGCAGGGGATCGGCAAAAAGATCGAGATCGTCTCCCCCGAGCTGGACGAGACACTCGTGCGTTCACTGGACACCTTTGAATACCCGGAGATCTTCCGTCCCTTTCTGCCGATCATCGCATCCATCAGCCAGACGGGAAGCTATGAAGATGAACGGGTAAAGATCACGGTGCTTTTCGGCGACGCGCGCGAAACGCTGCCGACCCTGACGGAGCCCTTCGACATCGTCTACCAGGATGCGTTCAGCCCGGAGCACAACCCGATCCTCTGGACTTCCGAATATTTTGCCGAGCTGGCGCGCCTGACCCATGATACAAGCGTCATTACGACCTATTCGACGGCCCTTCGGACCCGACTGGCCCTCTATGAGAACGGTTTCAACGTCTACCTGAACAAGGGTGAGGGGTTCCGCGACGCAACGGTGGCATGTAAAAGTGGACAGCCGCGTTTCGAGAAGGTCGATATGGCGCATAAGATCGCCTGCAATCCGGATGTCAAAAGCCTGCGGGATGCCGATCTGGTTTGA